One genomic region from Candidatus Hydrogenedens sp. encodes:
- a CDS encoding MarR family transcriptional regulator: MSINKELELEQPIQDLRHETLLNIVRTVSVLSVKGEAFFRKYGITEAQFNVLFALKYKKKKWTQSELGRRLVVTRASITSILDKLEIKGLVIRNSVKGNRRIRHVELTPEGLALIKKMEPIYRKNIHRLLSCFTDKQCSEIIKYMETIRQQLKNIQYSIKETD, translated from the coding sequence ATGTCAATTAATAAAGAATTAGAGTTAGAGCAACCTATTCAAGATTTAAGACATGAAACGCTACTTAACATTGTGAGAACTGTGTCTGTTTTGTCTGTAAAAGGTGAAGCATTTTTTAGAAAGTATGGGATTACAGAAGCCCAATTTAATGTGCTATTCGCCTTGAAATATAAGAAGAAAAAATGGACACAGTCTGAGCTGGGTAGGAGATTGGTTGTTACCCGTGCCAGTATAACATCCATATTGGACAAATTAGAGATAAAAGGACTTGTTATACGGAATTCGGTAAAGGGTAATCGTCGAATTAGACATGTTGAATTGACACCAGAAGGATTGGCACTGATTAAAAAAATGGAGCCGATATACCGAAAAAATATTCATCGTTTATTATCATGTTTTACAGACAAGCAATGTTCAGAAATTATCAAATACATGGAAACAATCCGTCAACAATTAAAAAACATCCAGTACTCCATAAAAGAAACAGATTGA